TGGAGCGCTGAGCGCCTGCCTGAGTCCCAGCAGCGAAGAGTTGATGGCGCGCGCGAAGGATCAAATGCGTCAAGGCGCCTGGCAGACCGCCGCCATCGACCTCAAGAGCGCGCTACAGCAAGACGGCAGTTTGATTGAAGCCCGTGTATTGCTGGCCACTGCTCTTGTGGAGTTGGGGGATGGCACGGGCGCATGGATCGAACTCGAGAAGCTACCCGAGGGACAAATCCCACGCGAACGTTTGGCTCCCCTGCAAGCTCGCGCAATGGTGGCCAAAGGAGAAATGCGTCAGGTTATCGAGCGCTTTGGCTCGGCCCAGTTCTCCGACCCCCAAGCGGCGGCCAGTCTGGAAGTCAGTTTGGCACGTGCTTACTTTGCCCTCGGCGATGTAGCGAAGGGGCTCACCGCCACCCGCAAAGCCCTGGGACACGAGCCACAGCGCCTGGAGGCAAGGCTTCTGGAAGCCCGAGCCATGGCCGCCACAAATGAAGTGGATACCGCAGTGTCGCGCGCTCAAGCAATCCTGAACGAGCACCCCAAGAATCTCAAGGTCTTGCTATTGCTCGGCGACCTGGAGGCGATCAGACCACAGGGCAGCCAAGCCGCCATGGCGCATTACCTGGCCGCACAGGCCATCGCCCCAACAGACTTGGAGTCCTTCAGCCGCATCTTGCCCATCCAGCTGAAAGAGCGCCAACTGGACAAAGCCAAGCTCCAGCTTGAAGCGATGCGCAAGGCGGCACCGACGCACCCCAATACGCAGTACTACGTCGCCTGGCTGGCCTTTGAGAACAAAGAGTACGAGGCAGCCGCACTGGCCATTGAGCAAGTGCTGAAGCAGGTTTTTGACAGTGCCGACGTTCACCAGCTGGCCGGCCTGATCGACCTGCAACGCAAGCGCCACACTCGCGCAACCGACCACCTGCGGCGCGCCGTGAATCTCTCGCCGCAGAACCAGGCGGCTCGACTCAGTCTGGCGCAGGCCCTGCTGCAAAGCGGCGATGCCAGCGGCACGCTCAATGCGCTCCAACCCTTGATCAATCAACAACAGCCTGCTGCGCAAGCACGCCTGCTCGCCGCACAAGCGCACACCCAGCTAGGCCAAGGTGCGCAGGCCGAACGCATCCTGTTGGCCTTGAAGGCGCAAGAACCTGACTTTGCCGCCGGACGCGTAGCGCTGGGTATAACCCTCGCCCAAAACAGCAAGACAGCTCAGGGCCTGGAGGAATTGCGTCGACTGGCTGCGGCAGAGAACGACCCCCAGGGGGATATGGCCCTGATCGGCCTCCTCAACCGGCTCGACCGACTGGAGGAAGCGATACAAGCCGTAGACGCCCTGGAGAAAAAGCTTTCCAAGGACCCTTTGCCGCAGCTGTTGCGCGGTCAGTTCTTGACCCGCAAAGGCGACTCCGCAGCGGCTACTCAAGCGTTTAGCAAGGCGCTCGAGAGAGAAAGCGCATACTTGCCCGCCGTCCATGGCCTGGTGAATCTGGACCTATTGGCAAAAAAACCCGCGGACGCGCAGGCTCGGCTGGAGAAGTTCACACGTGAACATCCTAAGAGCGCTGCCGCCTGGTTCTCGCTGCTCCAAGTACGCCAAAGCCAAGGGGCAAAGATAGACGAGCAAAAGCAGCTGCTGAACAAAGCCCTGAGCGCAGAGCCACAGCATTTGCCAGCCCATCTGGAACTGACCAAGATCCTGCGCGAGCAAAAGGACAACGCCGGTGCGATGGCCGCCGTCAAGACCGCCCTCTCGCGCCTTCCAGAGCAACCTCAGTTGCTAGAACATTTGGCACTGCTGCATGAGGACGCAGGCGACTTTAATCAAGCTGCAGCAGTGCTAAATCAATGGATCGGTGCCTTCCCGAAAGACGCAAAGGCCTACGCCCTGTTGGCGGGCATCCAACTGCGGCAGGGCGACAAGACGGCGCCACTTGCCACACTCAGAAAGGGCTTTGAGACTAGCCCGGAGTCCATCCCCATTGCCAAGCTATTGGTGTCCAGTGAAATCACTGCCGGCAACCGGGAGCGGGCTCGCACTGTGGCACAGGCCGTGCAGCGACGTCACCCTGCGAGCCCCGAAGGCCATCTGCTAGAAGGAGACATTGCGTTCCAGGCCAAGGACTACACGAAGGCGGCAGCGGCTTACAGGAAAGGCTGGGAGATTGATGCGGGCGCGGGCATGGCGGTGCGTCTGCATCGCAGCCTACTTTTGGCAAAGCGCGGCGTAGAAGCCACGACCTTCGAAGCAACCCACCAAGCACGCGCACCGGGTGATTTGTACTTTCAGCTGTACCTCGCCGACCTCGCCTTTGCCGAGCGGCGCTGGGATGTGGCTGAGACGCACTATCGGCGCGCGCTGGCGATCGACCCGAAACGCGCAGGTGCTCAAAACAACCTGGCCTTGGCCCTGGACCAGGCTGGCAAGGCAGGTGCTCTGGCCGCAGCGGAAGCGGCCGCGTCGCTCGAACCCGAACGCGCCGAGATCTTGGACACATTGGCCACCTTGCTGGCCAAGGAAGGGCAGATCGAACGCGCGATCAAAACCCAGGAAAAGGCACTGCGCCTGGCGCCCGGCGCAGCCCCTCATCAGCTGACCCATGCCAAGCTACTGATTCAAGCCAAGCGCGGCGCTGAAGCCCGAGCCGTGCTCCAGCAACTTGCCGGCCTAGGCGCCCGGTTTCCCCACCAAGACGAGGTCGCGCGCTTGCTTCGCAATCTTTGAACCAATGTCGACACTCTTTACAGCCTTGATTCGAAGAACCGCCGGAACGTTCTTAACTGGCAATTTTTTCCATACAAATCAATGCCTTACAAGAAAAAGCAAAAAGCTGGCACGCAGCATGCATTAACAGGTGACACCACCCCTTCTGTCAAGGAGAAGACTGTGAAACTGACGAACACCAAGATCGCCGCCGCAATCGCCGCTGGCACCCTGGCATTCGCCTCCGCCCCGGCTCACGCTGGCGCCATGGCTATGTCGGACCTGAACATTACCCAGCTGTTCCTGGCCACGCCCGCCGGCCCGGTCCCTCAGAACGGTGCCATCAGCATTCTGAATGAGTCGCGTACCGGCACTTCGGCCGCCAACTACAACGGCGCAGTCGGCACGGGTGCGGGCGCGAGCAGCATCACTTCAAACACCGTGGGCGCCACGGTGGACGTCAAAGCCCGCTGCGCCGGCCCGGACTGCGGCGTGATCGCTGGCGCGCTGTACGGCGGCAACACCGAAAACAACACCGGCACCTTTGTGACGCCCCCACCCTCGGCCAACTACGCACTGGGTGACATGTACATCAGCGGCTCCGCGGTCGGTGGTGCAGTGTCGGGCCTGACCCGCGCCGACGCGGCTGCGGTTGGCCCGAACAATGAGGGCGGTGCCAACTCGACCATTCTGAACAGCGCCACCACCCAATTGGCCTTCACTGTTGGTGCCGACTTTTCCGCATCCGTCGCGGTGACTGCTTCTGCTTATCAGGCGCTATGGGTCAGCAACGCTGCAGACCGTATTGACCAGGCGTCGGCTGGCATGGGTTGGACCATGACCCTGCGTTGCATTTCGAGCGCAGCGTTGTGCGCGGGCTTTGGTGGTGATCTGATTTTTTCGCCGAGCGAGATCAATCAGACCGGCTTCGTGACTGACTCGTCAGACAATTTCAGCTATAGCTTCGCCGGCACCATTCTGTCAGCCTCCCGCACCTTCAAGGCCGGTAACCGCTATGCCCTGTCGATCAATCAGTCGAGCAACGCGACGGTCGTGAGCAAGATCCCCGAGCCGGCCGGTCTGGCTCTGGCCGGTGTGGCTCTGCTGGGCCTGGGTCTGTCGACCCGCCGCCGCGCCAAGTAATCATTGCAGCGAAGGGTTCGCCCTTCGGCTGCTTTGGGCGCAAGACAAAAGGGACCTTCGGGTCCCTTTTTCATTTGCGCGCTAGCTGAGGACGAACTCATCGGCCAAGCGCCAGGACGATCAACCGGGCGGGTTACGCAGGGATGTTGGGCATCCTGTCCAAGGCCCGGTACCAGCCGAGATAGTTCTCCAGGTAGTACGTGGCCACGCCTTGGAACCGGCGAATCCAGGTCTTGTGCCGCGAGTAGTAGGCGTTAACGTTCTGGATGTGCCAGGCGCCCATGGTGTGTTTGCCGCTAGAGCCCAAGGACAGCCTGGTGCTCCAGGCCGAGTTCCTTCCCCGCGTAGCTGATGGAGCCGGTGCCATCGGAGCAGACGACGGCATAGACCGGCAGCAGTGGCTTGGGCAAGGTCATCAGGGCGACCTTTCGGGTGTCGGTCAGGACGAAATCGGTGGTCACGCCGGAGCGGTCGCGGGCCACGAGCACCGGAATCTGCTCTCGCGACAGGCCACGATTGGCGGCGCGCCCGCCTCGCCTTCGCGCCGGGCGCCCAATGACCTTGCGGCCCTTGTACGACGCCAGGAAGTACGTTTCGTCCATCTCCGCCACGCCGGCCAGGCGGCCAGGTTTGACGTTCCCCGGCTGTGAGAGGAAGCGGTGGCGCAGCCGAAAGGCCGTGCTCGGTGCGACTCCCAGGAAATCAGCCGCCCGATGCACCTTGAGGCCATCCGCCAGAGCCGGGGTCTGTTCCAGCCACTTGCCCTTCTGGCGCAACCGCGCCAAGGGCGTCCCGGTAAGGGCGTTGAAGGTCTTGTTGCAGCCTCGGCACTTGTATCGCTGCAGTCCGTTGGCCATGCTATTGCGCACAACCCGATGGCTCGCGCAGTGTGGGCACACCCTGGCTTGGCTGCCGGCCGCCTCCAACACTTCCACGGACGCCAAGGCGCTGGTCTGCGCCTTGAGCTTGTCGACCAGCTCCTGCCTCTGCGCCCTCGTTAGACGCTCGACCAGCGCCAGCAAACGCTGCATCTCCTACTTTTTCATCCCGGCCTCAAACGGCCACGGTGGCCAGTTCGGGGGTAAGTCTCGGCAGCAGCTGGCTCATGGCATGAGCCACGTCACTAGCTAACGCGTAAAGCGCCTTTTTTTCGGTCAACCTAAATTCACTGAAGATCTGCGAGAGGGTGTTTGGCCCACGGGCTCTCGAACATAGCCTGGACGGTCTGCGGGCTCACATCCTCGCTGTGGGCAGGAGACCAGCGAGGCTGATGGTCTTTGTCCACCGCCAGTGCCCGAATGCCCTCCAGGGTTTCACAATGGGCATCGCGCCAAGCTGGCTCAAAACACCAGTGAACCAAATTGCGCTCTAAGCGCAAGTCCTCAGCCAAGCTGAGGTTGCGGCCACGGCGCACCAATTCCAAGCTGATGGCCAGAGCCAATGGGGAGTTGGCATTCAATTGCCCCAAAGCCTGTTGGGCCCATTCTGAGTTGTCGCCAGCCAGAGAAGCCTTGATTTCCAGCATCGCCCCAAAGCCAAAGTGACGGTCGATCGCCTCTCGGTGAGCCAGCAATTGAGGCTCGGGAGCCAGTTCGGCACGCTCCATCACCGTGGCAACGACATGTTCAGCACTTGTTTGATCAGCGTGGCGCAATTGCTCAATCAGGCCGGGCAGCTCCTCGGCGCGCACAAACACATCCCCCAGTCCCAGGGCGATGGCATCTCCGGCGCCCAAAACCTGTCCGGTCAATGCCAGCCACTCGCCCACATGCCCCGGGCACTGCGCCAGGAAATAGCCTCCGCCTACATCTGGGAACAGGCCGATATGGGCCTCTGGCATGGCCAACTTGCTGCGCTCGGTCAGGACGCGCAGCTTTGCGCCCTGGCTGATGCCCATGCCACCGCCCATCACGATGCCATCCATCAGCGCGATATAGGGTTTCGGGTAGACATGGATTTCGTGATTGAGGGCGTACTCCTCGGTGAAGAAGTCGCCCAAGGCCGGATCCTTGGCCTTGGCCGCCGTATGAAAGAAGCGGATATCGCCGCCGGCGCAAAACGCGGGGCCCTTGCCTTCGCGACCTTGCCCCAAGATGGCAACAGCTTGAATCGAGTCGTCATCGCGCCAGGCCCGCAGCAGGGTGCGCATGTCGCGGATCATGGCCAGTGACAATGCATTGAGCGCTTGCGGACGATTCAGGATGATCAAGCCGAGGCAGCCGTTCACTTCGGCCAGCACCTGGCCGTCGCTGCAGAGGGCGGGAATGGAAGTGCTCATCGAGGGGTCTCCTGCGCCCGAGGCCGGCGCAATTCATTCAAAAACAAGGCGAATAGAACCAAACAGCCACCAGTGAGCGTCGATGCGCTGGGGCGTTCGCCGGCCAACCACCAAACCCAAGCCACGCCAAAAAGCAGTTCCAACTGGGCCAATAAGGCCAGTTCTGTGGCGCTCAGGACTTTAGAAAGGTGCACCACCAGTACACAAGGCAGGCCAAGTTGAAACACACCCAGGTAGGCCAGCCAAAGCAAATCAGCAGGTGCCGCTGCGAACGGCCACGCCAAGGGCAAGGTCAATGCGGCAGAGATCAGTCCACCCAATGCGACCGCGTGCGGCAAAGACACGCTGTCCGCCTGACTGTGAGCTAGGCTGCGCGCTTGGCGCTGTAGCACGATCCAATTGACAGCAGCCGCCAGCGGAACGGCCAAAGCCACCAAGGCACCCACACCGGGCCGAGCTTCGGCACCGAACATCCACGCTACGCCGAAACCGGCCAGCGCCACGGCCACCCCGGTGCGGCGGGCGATGGGCTGGCGCAGCAGCAACCAAGCCAGCAATGCGGTGATCAGCGGGCCCAAGGACATCACGACCAGGACCTGGGCCACCGGACTGATGGAGACCGCCACCATGAAGGCCGTGAACATCACCGCCCAGCACGCGGCCGACGCCCAAAGCATGGGACTGGGATGCCGCATGGGTGCCAAACCCGCCCGACCCTCTCGCACGCCCCACCAGAGCAGAAGGGCCAGCACGGTGAAAGCCGAGCGCCAAAACGTCACTTCAAACGGGCGCGCACTCTGCAACTGACGGCTGACGATGCCCGCGCTACTCCAGAGCAGCGTGACCAGCACCATCAGCAGCAGGGCTCGGCGATGTGTCATCGGACGGTCGGTTGATCCAGTTCTCAGTCCATCCAGCGGACGCGGTGGGTCCGGCTTTGCCGGTCACCCGCATCGCCCCCTTGAGGGGGCATCGGGGAAGGCGCGGGGGATCAGCCGCCACGCGCCATGCGCTTGCGCTCGTGCTCGGCGAGGTAACGCTTTCGCAGACGCACGCTCTTGGGCGTGATTTCGACCAGTTCGTCGTCTTCAATGAACTCGACGCCGTACTCCAGCGTCAGGTCGATCGGGGGGGTGATCTTGATGGCATCTTCCTTGCCGCTGACGCGGAAGTTGGTCAGCTGCTTGGTGCGGGTGGCATTCACCACCAGATCGTTGTCACGGCTGTGGATGCCCACGATCATGCCCTCGTACACCGGGTCGCCGGCCTTCACAAACATGCGGCCGCGATCGTCCAGTTTGCCCAGCGCATACGTGAAGATCTCGCCGGCATCCATCGAGATCAGGACGCCGTTCTTACGGCTGCCGATGTCGCCCTTGTGCGGCTCGTAGCCGTCAAAGATGTTGGAGATCAAGCCCGAGCCGCGCGTCAGGTTCAGGAACTCGTTGCTGAAACCGATCAGACCGCGTGCAGGGATGCGGTATTCCAGGCGGGTGCGGCCATTGCCGTCCGGCTCCATGTTCACCAGTTCGCCCTTGCGCTCGCCCAGAGCCTGCATCACGCCGCCCTGGTGCTGCTCCTCCACGTCGGCCGTCACCAGCTCGATGGGTTCGCACTTCTCGCCGTTGATCTCTTTGAACACCACGCGCGGCTTGCCCACGGCCAGCTCAAAGCCCTCGCGGCGCATGTTCTCCAGCAGGATGGTCAGGTGCAATTCACCGCGACCGCTGACTTCGAAGATGCCGTCCTCGTCGGTCTCCTTCACACGCAGGGCCACGTTGTGCTGCAGTTCCTTCTGCAGACGGTCCCAGATCTGGCGGCTGGTCACAAACTTGCCTTCGCGGCCGGCCAGGGGGCTGGTGTTGACGCAGAAATTCATGGTGAGCGTGGGCTCGTCCACCTTCAGCATCGGAAGGGGCTGGGGATTCAGCGGATCGGTGATGGTCACACCCATGCCGATGTCCTCAATGCCGTTGATCAGCACGATGTCGCCAGGTCCAGCCTCTTGAACCATCATGCGATCCAAGCCCTTGAATTTCAGCACCTGGTTGATGCGACCCTTCACAGACTTGCCATCCGGCCCCTCCATCACCAGCACGTCCATGCCGGGCTTGACGGTGCCTTGGTTGATGCGACCCACGCCAATGCGACCCACATAGGACGAATAGTCCAGCGAGCTGATCTGCATCTGCAGCGGTGCGTTTTCCTCGCCCTCGTGCGGCTGCACATGGCGCAGGATGGTTTCGAACAGCGGGGTCATGCTCTCGCCCCACTTCTGGCCCGGCTCGCCCTCTTCCAGCGAGGACCAGCCGTTGATGCCGGAGGCATAGACCACCGGGAAGTCGAGCTGCTCGTCGGTGGCACCCAGCTTGTCAAACAGATCGAACGCGGCGTTGATCACGGCGTCCGGCTTTGCACCCGGCTTGTCCACCTTGTTCACCACCACGATGGGGCGCAGGCCCAAGGCCAAGGCCTTCTTGGTCACGAAGCGAGTCTGCGGCATCGGGCCTTCTTGGGCGTCGATCAGCAACACCACGCCGTCCACCATAGAGAGCGCGCGCTCCACTTCACCGCCGAAGTCCGCGTGGCCCGGGGTGTCGACGATGTTGATGTGCGTGCCTTCCCAGCTCACCGCACAGTTCTTGGCCAAGATGGTGATACCGCGCTCTTTTTCGATCGCGTTGCTGTCCATCACACACTCTTCAACCTGCTCGTGCGCGGCGAAGGTGCCGCTTTGGCGCAGCAGCTGGTCCACCAGGGTGGTCTTGCCATGGTCCACGTGGGCAATGATGGCGATGTTGCGGATTTGCTTGTTGCTCATGGCAGGTCTCAGGTCAGTGATGCGGGGCCGGCGAGCAGGGTCTGCAGCTCGACGGGGCTGAGCAATCGCTCAGGAATCAATTCGCCACCAGCCACCCGGGCGCTGCCCAGGAAGGCCAGGGGCTCGGGGCCGAAGGCACGCACACGCGCCGCCGGTGCGGCCGAAGTGCGTCGCCGGATGCCGGCCAACAATTTGCCAGCCTCCTCGGCACTCAGCCGAATCTGCGGGCAGTCTGCAAGCAGGGTATCGGGTGGCAGCAGAGTGGCCAGGCGCTGCTCGTCGTTCATGTCTTCCAACTGGTCCAGGGTGACGGCCTGGGCCAGATCGAGCGGACCGCTTTGGGTGCGGCGCAGCGCGCTCAGGTGGGCGCCGCAGCCCAGCAATTCGCCCAGATCTTGCGCCAGGGTGCGGATGTAGGTGCCTTTGGAGCAGCGCACCGCCAATTGCATCGTCTCGCCCGCATGTGACAGCAGTTCCAGCGCATGAATACAGACCCGGCGCGGTGTGCGCTCCACCTCCACGCCTTGGCGGGCCAGCTCGTACAAGGCCTTGCCCTGGTGCTTGAGGGCCGAATGCATGGGCGGAATCTGATCGATCTCACCGCGCAGGGCCTGCAAGGCTTGCTGCAACTGCTCGTCGCTGAAGTTCACCTCGCGCTCGCGCAGGATCTCCCCCTCGCGGTCCGCCGTGCTCGTGGTCTGGCCCAGGCGCAAGGTCGCCACATAGGCTTTGTCAGCCTCCAGGTTCAGCTGACTGAACTTGGTGGCGGCGCCAAAGCACAGGGGCAACAAGCCGGTGGCCAGCGGATCGAGCGTGCCGGTATGGCCCGCCTTCTCTGCGCGCAGCAATCGCTTGGCGCGCTGCAACGCGTCATTGCTCGACAGACCCAAGGGCTTGTCGAGCAGCAGCACTCCGTGCAGCGCACGGCGTGGCAGGCGGACGCGTTGCTGCGGGTTCATCAGTCCTCGCGGGTCTCATCCGCGGCAGCAGCCGCATCGTCCAGCGCGCGCGTGCTGTTAGCTCGGGTGATCAGCACATTCATCTCGGCCGCTCGCTCGGTGCTGCGATCAAAGTGGAAATGCAGGGTCGGAACCGTGTGGATCTGCAAGCGCTTGAAAAGGCCATTGCGCAGGAAGCCGGCGGCCTCATTGAGGGCCTCAGCAGTGTCCTCGGGCGAACCCACCAACAAGGTGAATCGCACCTTGGCATGGGCGTAGTCCGGAGTCACATCGACGCCAGAGATCGTCAGCATGCCGATGCGCGGATCCTTCAACTCGCGCACCAACTCGGCCAGATCTCGTTGGATCTGGTCGGCGACGCGAAAGCTGCGATTGGGAGTGGATTTCTTGTGGCGCATGGGGGATACCTGATGATGGACAAAACCCCGCCGGCAGAGGCTGCCGGCGGGGCTTGTCGCGAACCTGATGCCGGCTTACAGGGTTCGGGCGACTTCCTTGATTTCGAAGAATTCGAGTTGGTCGCCTTCGTGGATGTCGGTGTAGTTCTTCAGCTTGACACCGCACTCGAAGCCTTCCTTGACTTCCTTGACGTCGTCCTTGAAGCGTTTGAGCGAATCCAGCTCGCCGGTGTAGATGACCACGTTGTCGCGCAGCAAGCGGAAGCGTGCATCGCGCTTGACCGTGCCATTCGTGACCATACAGCCCGCAATCGTGCCGATCTTGGTCGCGACGATGACGTTGCGGATCTCGGCGGTACCCAGGATCTCTTCGCGCTGCTCGGGAGCCAGCATGCCGCTCATGGCCGCCTTGACATCGTCCACCGCGTCATAGATGACGTTGTAGTAACGCAGATCCACGCCATTGCCCTCGGCCAACTTGCGCGCGCCGGCGTCAGCACGGGTGTTGAAGCCGATGACCACAGCCTTTGAGGCGATAGCCAGGTTGATGTCGGTCTCGCTGATGCCGCCCACGGCCGCATGCACGATCTGCACCCGCACCTCTTCGGTGCTGAGCTTGAGCAGCGAAGCGGCCAGCGCTTCTTGCGAACCCTGCACATCGGCCTTGACGATCAGCGCCAGGGTCTGCACATCGCCCTTGCCCATGATCTCGAACATGTTCTCGAGCTTGGCGGCCTGCTGCTTGGCCAACTTCACGTCACGGTACTTGCCGGCGCGGAAGGTGGCGATTTCACGGGCGCGGCGCTCATCGCCCAGCACCATGAATTCGTCGCCGGCGCGCGGCACATCGGACAGACCCTGAATTTCCACCGGAATCGACGGGCCAGCCTCGGTGGTGGCCTTGCCATCTTCGTCCAGCATGGCGCGCACACGGCCGAAGGTCGAGCCAGCCAGCACCACGTCGCCGCGCTTGAGCGTGCCGCTCTGCACCAGCACCGTGGCCACCGGGCCGCGACCCTTGTCCAGCTTGGCTTCGATGACCAGGCCCTTGGCCATGGACTCGACCGGCGCCTTGAGTTCCAGCACTTCGGCTTGCAGCAGCACTTGCTCCAGCAGGCTGTCGATGCCCTCTCCCGTCTTGGCCGACACCGGCACGAAGGGGGAATCGCCGCCGTACTCTTCAGGCACGACTTCTTCGCCCACCAGCTCTTGCTTGACGCGGTCGAGGTTGGAGCCCGGCTTGTCGATCTTGTTGATCGCCACCACCAGCGGCACGCCGGCCGCCTTGGCGTGGTGAATGGCTTCCTTGGTCTGGGGCATCACGCCGTCGTCGGCGGCCACCACCAGGATTACCAAGTCAGTCGCCTTGGCGCCGCGAGCACGCATGGCCGTGAAGGCCTCGTGACCCGGGGTGTCCAGGAAGGTGATCACGCCACGCGGCGTTTCCACATGGTAGGCGCCGATGTGCTGCGTGATGCCGCCGGCTTCGCCCGAGGCAACGCGCGCGCTGCGGATCTTGTCCAGCAACGAGGTCTTGCCATGGTCCACGTGACCCATCACGGTCACCACCGGCGGACGCGTCAGCGCCTCGAATTCCTTCTCGGTGGCGTCGTCTTCCAGGAAAGCATCCGGATCATCCAGCTTGGCCGCGAAGGCCTTGTGGCCCATTTCCTCGACCACGATCATGGCCGTCTCTTGGTCCAGCGCCTGGTTGATGGTGACCATCTGACCGAGCTGCATCATCTTCTTGATGACCTCAGCGGCCTTGACTGACATCTTGTGGGCCAGATCCGCCACCGTGATGGTCTCAGGGATGTGGACCTCTTGAATCACCGGCTCAGTCGGCGCCACAAAGTTGCTCGGGCTGTCGCCGCGATCGCCGCGACGGCCGGCGCCGCCGCGCGGCGACTTCCAGCCCGGCGTGCCACGACCCGCGCTGGCGGTATCGCCGCGGGTCTTGAGGCCACGCTTCTTAGCGGCGTCATCGGCCCAGCTGGAGCTGAGTTTCTCGCTCTTGACGGACTTCTTGTCGCCCGGCTTGGCCGCGCCCGGCGCTGCCGGAGCCGGAGCTCCGGTCGCACCCGGCTTCTTGTGCAGGGTGCCCTTGATGCCCGCTGGCTCGGCCGGCTTGGGCTCCTCGGGCTTCTTGGCCACCATCACCTTCTTGGGCGCATTCATCATGGCCCGGATGGCGGCCGCTTCGGCCTCGGCCGCCTTGCGGCGACGATCCAATTCGGCAGCCTTGGCGGCCGTCTCGGCGTTGATATCGGCCGCCTTCACCACGCGGACCGTGGGTTTGGGGGGCTCGACCGGAGCAGGCGCAGGCGCCTCCACCTTGGGTTCGACCTTGGCTTCAACCTTGGTTTCAACCTTCGCCTCAGGCTTGGCTTCAGCTTTGGCCGCTGACTTGGCGCCGGCCTTGGCGCTGGCGTTGAGGGCCGCAGCG
Above is a window of Inhella inkyongensis DNA encoding:
- the infB gene encoding translation initiation factor IF-2, which encodes MAVTTVAQFAAELNRPAGTLLEQLQAAGVPKASAADALTDSDKERLLEHLRQSHGTGADRKKITLVKKSTSEIKQADASGKARTIQVEVRKKRVFVKRDDAPAGEDLATQEAADLARREEEARAQAEALAQEQAELERQARERAEAEARAAAERKAAEERAAAERAAAEAAAKVAAEAAAKQAAEAAAAALNASAKAGAKSAAKAEAKPEAKVETKVEAKVEPKVEAPAPAPVEPPKPTVRVVKAADINAETAAKAAELDRRRKAAEAEAAAIRAMMNAPKKVMVAKKPEEPKPAEPAGIKGTLHKKPGATGAPAPAAPGAAKPGDKKSVKSEKLSSSWADDAAKKRGLKTRGDTASAGRGTPGWKSPRGGAGRRGDRGDSPSNFVAPTEPVIQEVHIPETITVADLAHKMSVKAAEVIKKMMQLGQMVTINQALDQETAMIVVEEMGHKAFAAKLDDPDAFLEDDATEKEFEALTRPPVVTVMGHVDHGKTSLLDKIRSARVASGEAGGITQHIGAYHVETPRGVITFLDTPGHEAFTAMRARGAKATDLVILVVAADDGVMPQTKEAIHHAKAAGVPLVVAINKIDKPGSNLDRVKQELVGEEVVPEEYGGDSPFVPVSAKTGEGIDSLLEQVLLQAEVLELKAPVESMAKGLVIEAKLDKGRGPVATVLVQSGTLKRGDVVLAGSTFGRVRAMLDEDGKATTEAGPSIPVEIQGLSDVPRAGDEFMVLGDERRAREIATFRAGKYRDVKLAKQQAAKLENMFEIMGKGDVQTLALIVKADVQGSQEALAASLLKLSTEEVRVQIVHAAVGGISETDINLAIASKAVVIGFNTRADAGARKLAEGNGVDLRYYNVIYDAVDDVKAAMSGMLAPEQREEILGTAEIRNVIVATKIGTIAGCMVTNGTVKRDARFRLLRDNVVIYTGELDSLKRFKDDVKEVKEGFECGVKLKNYTDIHEGDQLEFFEIKEVARTL
- the rbfA gene encoding 30S ribosome-binding factor RbfA: MRHKKSTPNRSFRVADQIQRDLAELVRELKDPRIGMLTISGVDVTPDYAHAKVRFTLLVGSPEDTAEALNEAAGFLRNGLFKRLQIHTVPTLHFHFDRSTERAAEMNVLITRANSTRALDDAAAAADETRED